The Argiope bruennichi chromosome 9, qqArgBrue1.1, whole genome shotgun sequence genome contains a region encoding:
- the LOC129984987 gene encoding uncharacterized protein LOC129984987, with amino-acid sequence MDTINRRYRKLKGRPSKRKRMCSANISKRWNKNVAENSENVVSVENSVAIEEVCIDKNKKSFSASAKKLGLFPSTSSSTSNVTEKNSYIMMNNDMWSSLLSNIKCSECDMCSLDVESNGEYGFSTKIELKCKNCNKIFSSIFSSPREKDSKCFEANKKLVEAFLKIGKGHAALEIFSMAIGIHAMDKKTFSKCLHQLYDEKQTHKDDILEVSRKIVRKKHQELSSAVEENLDDAIDITVSYDGTWQKRGHSSLYGIGIIVDILTGLIIDFEIISKYCPECTTAKRDLGEKSPEFSIWYKTHKSDCSKNYMGSLNSMETKAAEILWKRSIKNCGMRYVSVVSDGDAKTYQHVSELNVYGEDVEITKEECVNHVAKRLGTGLRKKVKECQSKGITLGGRKVGSLKESTILKLTNYYRKAIKENVPDVQKMKSAIFASLFHCSSTDKTPKHSKCPTGSTSWCFYQRALANNEEPKSHSTMKTKLSELVLEKILPIYQRLANNELLARCASGKTQNANESIHSIIWKNCPKEIFVSKKRLEMAVITSVGEYNFGCFNNITLEQSGFNAASLDIAQRRDKRRIAQSENRSSDIWKKKRIEKKIAKSVKTTKNIKKEGKTYGSGKF; translated from the coding sequence ATGGATACTATCAACAGGCGTTATCGAAAACTGAAAGGCAGACCTTCTAAGAGGAAACGTATGTGTTCCGCTAATATTAGCAAGAGATGGAATAAAAATGTTGCAGAGAATTCTGAAAATGTAGTATCTGTGGAAAATTCTGTTGCTATTGAAGAAGtatgtatagataaaaataagaaatcatttagTGCTAGTGCTAAAAAATTAGGATTATTTCCATCAACTTCTTCGTCCACTAGcaatgttacagaaaaaaattcctatataATGATGAACAATGACATGTGGTCTTctcttttatcaaatataaaatgcagTGAATGTGACATGTGCTCATTGGATGTTGAATCTAATGGTGAATATGGCTTTTCAACAAAAATAGAACTGAAAtgtaaaaactgcaataaaatatttagctcTATTTTTTCAAGTCCTCGAGAAAAAGACAGTAAATGCTTCGAAGCTAATAAAAAGCTTGTCGAAGCTTTTCTAAAAATTGGGAAAGGGCATGCGGCTTTGGAAATTTTCTCCATGGCTATTGGTATTCATGCAATGGACAAAAagacattttcaaaatgtttgcaCCAGTTGTATGATGAAAAACAGACCCACAAAGATGACATTTTAGAAGTATCTAGGAAGATTGTTCGAAAAAAGCATCAGGAGTTATCGTCTGCAGTTGAAGAAAATTTAGATGATGCGATTGACATTACAGTCTCATATGATGGGACATGGCAAAAGCGGGGACATTCATCACTGTATGGAATTGGTATCATTGTAGATATTTTAACGGGACTTATTATTGATTTCGAAATAATTTCGAAGTATTGTCCAGAATGCACAACTGCTAAAAGAGACCTTGGAGAAAAAAGTCCTGAATTTTCCATATGGTACAAAACACACAAATCTGATTGCAGTAAAAACTATATGGGATCTTTAAATTCTATGGAGACCAAAGCTGCTGAAATTTTGTGGAAAAGGTCTATAAAAAATTGTGGTATGCGATATGTGAGTGTCGTGTCAGATGGTGATGCCAAGACATACCAACATGTATCAGAATTAAATGTGTATGGTGAAGATGTAGAAATTACCAAAGAAGAATGCGTAAACCATGTGGCAAAGAGACTTGGTACGGGGCTTCGTAAAAAGGTTAAAGAATGTCAAAGTAAAGGAATTACACTTGGTGGCCGTAAAGTGGGAAGTTTGAAAGAGAGCACCATATTAAAGCTAACAAACTATTATAGAAAAGCTATAAAAGAGAATGTCCCTGATgtccaaaaaatgaaatcagcaataTTTGCATCTTTATTCCACTGCTCATCGACAGATAAAACACCTAAGCATAGTAAATGCCCTACTGGTTCTACTTCATGGTGTTTTTATCAGAGGGCTCTAGCTAACAATGAAGAGCCAAAATCACATTccacaatgaaaacaaaattatcggAACTGGTGCTGGAAAAAATTCTACCGATCTATCAAAGGCTTGCTAATAATGAATTGTTAGCGAGATGTGCTTCTGGAAAAACCCAAAATGCAAATGAAAGCATCCACAGCATTATTTGGAAAAACTGCcccaaagaaatttttgtttctaaaaagagATTGGAAATGGCAGTAATTACTTCTGTAGGGGAATATAATTTTGGCTGTTTCAACAATATTACTTTAGAACAGAGTGGATTTAATGCAGCATCTTTAGATATAGCCCAAAGACGTGACAAACGGCGTATAGCTCAAAGTGAGAATAGAAGTTCTGATatctggaaaaagaaaagaattgaaaaaaagattgctaAATCAGTTAAaaccacaaaaaatattaaaaaagaagggaaaacaTATGGTTCtggcaaattttaa